A window of Trichomycterus rosablanca isolate fTriRos1 chromosome 5, fTriRos1.hap1, whole genome shotgun sequence contains these coding sequences:
- the six1a gene encoding homeobox protein six1a, translated as MSTSFSFCFTLEQVACVCEVLQQGKDLERLDQFLWSLPACDRLHKSESVLKAKAAVAFHQGDYDKLYKILESHQFSVQNHARLQQLWLKAHYTEAEKIRGRPLGAVGKYRVRRKFPLPRTIWDGEETSYCFKDKSRSILRDWYNRNPYPLPRDKRQLAEATGLTATQVSNWFKNRRQRDRAAEAKDRCNSDLRGSGVKLELFQLTCSSEDDDDQLSSSI; from the exons ATGTCCACGTCTTTTTCGTTCTGCTTCACCCTGGAGCAGGTGGCATGTGTCTGTGAGGTTCTTCAGCAGGGTAAAGATCTTGAGAGGCTTGACCAGTTTCTCTGGTCTCTGCCCGCCTGCGACCGTCTGCACAAGAGCGAGTCAGTGCTGAAGGCCAAGGCGGCGGTGGCGTTTCATCAAGGAGACTACGACAAGCTTTACAAGATCCTGGAGAGTCACCAGTTCTCTGTGCAAAATCATGCCAGGCTCCAGCAGCTTTGGTTAAAAGCACACTATACCGAGGCTGAGAAGATACGTGGTCGGCCGCTTGGTGCCGTTGGAAAGTACCGGGTGCGCCGAAAGTTTCCTTTGCCCAGAACCATTTGGGATGGAGAAGAGACAAGCTACTGTTTTAAGGATAAGTCTCGTTCCATCCTGAGAGACTGGTACAACCGAAACCCGTATCCATTACCCAGAGACAAGCGGCAACTAGCAGAGGCCACCGGATTGACTGCCACACAGGTCAGCAACTGGTTCAAAAACCGAAGACAGAGGGACAGAGCCGCAGAGGCCAAGGACAG ATGTAACAGTGATCTTAGAGGTTCAGGAgttaaactggaactgtttcAACTTACCTGTAGCTCTGAGGATGATGACGATCAGCTGTCCAGCTCGATTTGA
- the ppm1aa gene encoding protein phosphatase 1A, giving the protein MGAFLDKPKMEKQNVHGEGNGLRYGVSSMQGWRVEMEDAHTAVIGLPHGLEPWSFFAVYDGHAGSQVARYCCEHLLEHITSNPDFQGGEGGDEEPSVESVKLGIRTGFLQIDEQMREMSERNRSGSTAVGAMISPRRIFLINCGDSRGLLSRGGKVHFSTQDHKPSNPLEKQRIQNAGGSVMIQRVNGSLAVSRALGDFDYKCVSGKGPTEQLVSPEPEVYAIERSEAEDEFIILACDGIWDVMTNEELCDFVRSRLQVTDDLESVCNEIVDTCLYKGSRDNMSVVLVCFGGAPKVSPEAVKKEAELDKFLEYRVEEILKKQNEDGIPDLVQVMRTLAAESIPDLPPGGELASKRSVIEAVYNKLNPYRSEDTDSASPDDVW; this is encoded by the exons ATGggtgcatttttggacaaaCCGAAGATGGAGAAGCAAAACGTTCACGGCGAGGGCAACGGGCTGCGATATGGCGTGAGCAGCATGCAGGGCTGGAGAGTGGAGATGGAGGATGCTCACACAGCCGTGATCGGCCTTCCACATGGCCTCGAACCCTGGTCCTTCTTCGCTGTGTATGATGGTCACGCCGGCTCGCAGGTCGCCCGCTACTGCTGTGAACACTTACTGGAGCACATCACCAGCAACCCGGACTTCCAG GGTGGTGAAGGCGGGGACGAGGAGCCGAGTGTGGAGAGCGTTAAATTGGGGATCCGTACAGGATTCCTGCAGATTGATGAACAAATGAGGGAGATGTCAGAGAGGAACAGAAGCGGTTCTACAGCCGTCGGTGCCATGATCTCACCACGCCGTATATTCCTAATCAACTGCGGCGACTCGCGGGGTCTGCTGAGCCGAGGCGGCAAGGTTCACTTCTCCACACAGGACCACAAACCCAGCAACCCTCTGGAGAAACAGCGAATCCAGAATGCAGGAGGCTCTGTCATGATCCAG CGTGTGAACGGTTCTCTGGCAGTATCCCGAGCTCTGGGAGATTTTGATTATAAGTGTGTAAGCGGTAAAGGGCCGACGGAGCAGCTGGTTTCTCCTGAACCTGAGGTTTACGCTATTGAGCGCAGTGAAGCTGAGGACGAGTTCATCATTCTGGCCTGTGATGGAATCTGGGACGTGATGACCAACGAGGAGCTTTGTGACTTTGTACGTTCCCGACTGCAGGTTACTGACGATCTGGAGAGTGTGTGTAATGAAATTGTCGACACCTGTCTGTACAAG GGAAGCAGAGACAACATGAgtgtggtgctggtgtgttttggtgGGGCGCCGAAAGTTTCACCAGAGGCTGTGAAGAAAGAAGCGGAACTTGACAAATTCCTGGAGTATCGAGTAGAGG agATCCTGAAGAAGCAGAACGAGGATGGTATTCCAGATCTTGTACAAGTGATGAGAACGCTAGCAGCAGAGAGCATTCCTGACTTACCGCCCGGAGGAGAACTGGCCAGCAA acgGAGCGTCATTGAAGCAGTATATAACAAACTCAACCCATACAGGAGTGAGGACACA GACTCTGCATCGCCCGATGACGTGTGGTAG